The following coding sequences lie in one Halichondria panicea unplaced genomic scaffold, odHalPani1.1 SCAFFOLD_34, whole genome shotgun sequence genomic window:
- the LOC135351997 gene encoding uncharacterized protein LOC135351997 gives MRKYLQTKLVVIGSVLSTVLWTLFLFHLYTYSDNTAFLPRPISANPVTEEEKLPDCMQLREEDPYPTSGEPLSGKNLCKAFTGTNRTVITEEEKLPDCMQLREEDPYPTSGEPLSGKNLCEAFTGTNRTDCVYLHPEIFHYVLFTNNPKDSVLGFREFLSIYSVDKFYKPEKIVIHCSQSITGKYWEMVQNLTTPIEMRLTDRITTIGKDKKKPSYISHEADYLKIKSGFRDGGIYSDFDVVILNGSKLREMQRQSEIVIGRDNQECTRTCAGFFSSVPGSPFMGKWLDSYENNYRPGWIDNAGHVPAGILHHCPECHRDITVDYHMSNWNDAAAKNWLKEGGLEWRQKAVAHYMNTGFMKPLKPPNELLSMSTPFSEMVKFVLGDAINDFIF, from the coding sequence ATGAGAAAGTATTTACAGACAAAGCTGGTGGTTATTGGCAGTGTACTGTCCACTGTACTCTGGACTTTGTTTCTGTTTCACTTGTATACGTATAGCGACAACACGGCGTTCCTCCCTAGGCCTATATCTGCAAATCCAGTTACCGAGGAGGAAAAGTTGCCAGACTGTATGCAGCTGAGGGAGGAAGATCCCTACCCGACTAGTGGAGAACCTCTCAGTGGAAAGAATTTGTGTAAAGCATTCACAGGAACAAACCGTACAGTTATTACCGAGGAGGAAAAGTTGCCAGACTGTATGCAGCTGAGGGAGGAAGATCCCTACCCGACTAGTGGAGAACCTCTCAGTGGAAAGAATTTGTGTGAAGCATTCACAGGAACAAACCGTACAGACTGTGTTTATCTTCATCCAGAGATATTTCACTATGTCCTATTTACAAACAATCCGAAAGACAGCGTATTGGGTTTTCGAGAGTTTTTGTCAATATATTCAGTGGATAAGTTTTATAAGCCAGAGAAGATTGTCATACACTGTAGCCAATCGATCACCGGCAAGTATTGGGAGATGGTGCAGAATTTGACTACTCCTATTGAGATGAGACTGACGGATCGAATAACTACGATTGGCAAGGATAAAAAGAAACCATCATATATTTCCCATGAAGCAGACTATCTAAAAATCAAATCTGGCTTCAGAGACGGGGGCATTTATTCTGATTTTGATGTTGTCATCCTCAATGGTTCAAAATTGCGTGAAATGCAACGACAATCAGAGATAGTGATTGGCAGAGACAACCAAGAGTGTACCAGAACTTGTGCTGGATTTTTCTCAAGTGTTCCCGGCTCACCATTTATGGGGAAATGGTTGGACAGTTACGAGAATAACTACAGGCCTGGATGGATAGACAATGCAGGACATGTGCCAGCTGGAATACTACACCATTGCCCAGAATGTCATCGTGACATAACTGTTGATTATCACATGAGTAATTGGAATGACGCTGCGGCTAAAAACTGGTTGAAGGAAGGAGGGCTTGAGTGGAGGCAAAAAGCAGTGGCTCACTATATGAACACGGGGTTTATGAAACCATTAAAACCACCAAATGAATTACTTAGTATGTCGACTCCATTCTCAGAGATGGTGAAGTTTGTTCTAGGGGACGCAATCAACGATTTTATCTTCTAA
- the LOC135352003 gene encoding uncharacterized protein LOC135352003, whose protein sequence is MGKGSQRVAVGSVLSTVLLILFLVSLKFYLYIDSTFPRPVSANLVTEKENLPNCMQLREEDPYPTSGEPLSGKNFCEAFTGTNRTDCVYLHPEIFHYVLFTNNPKDSVLGFREFLSIYSVDKFYKPEKIVIHCNQSITGKYWEIVQKLTTPIEMRLTDRITTVGKKQKPAYISHEADYLKIKSGFRDGGIYSDFDVVILNGSKLREMQRQSEIVIGRNNPECTETCAGFFSSVPGSPFMGKWLDSYENNYRPAWTYNAGHVPARILHHCPECHRDITVDYHMSNWIDARAKNWLKEGGLEWRQKAVAHYMNTGFMKPLKPPNELLSMSTPFSEMVKFVLGDTINDFIF, encoded by the coding sequence ATGGGAAAAGGTTCACAGCGGGTCGCTGTTGGCAGTGTACTGTCCACTGTACTCCTGATTTTGTTTCTGGTGTCGCTGAAGTTTTACTTGTATATCGACAGCACGTTCCCTAGGCCTGTATCTGCAAATCTAGTTACAGAGAAGGAAAATCTGCCAAACTGTATGCAACTGAGGGAGGAAGATCCCTACCCGACTAGTGGAGAACCTCTCAGTGGAAAGAATTTTTGTGAAGCATTCACAGGAACAAACCGTACAGACTGTGTTTATCTTCATCCAGAGATATTTCACTATGTCCTATTTACAAACAATCCGAAAGACAGCGTATTGGGTTTTCGAGAGTTTTTGTCAATATATTCAGTGGATAAGTTTTATAAGCCAGAGAAGATTGTCATACACTGTAACCAATCGATCACCGGCAAGTATTGGGAGATTGTGCAGAAGTTGACTACTCCTATTGAGATGAGACTGACGGATCGAATAACTACTGTTGGCAAGAAACAGAAACCAGCATATATTTCCCATGAAGCAGACTATCTAAAAATCAAATCTGGCTTCAGAGACGGGGGCATTTATTCTGATTTTGATGTTGTCATCCTCAATGGTTCAAAATTGCGTGAAATGCAACGACAATCAGAGATAGTGATTGGGAGAAACAACCCAGAGTGTACCGAAACTTGTGCCGGATTTTTTTCAAGTGTTCCCGGCTCACCATTTATGGGGAAATGGTTGGACAGTTACGAGAATAACTACAGGCCTGCATGGACATACAATGCAGGGCATGTGCCAGCTCGAATACTACACCATTGCCCAGAATGTCATCGTGACATAACTGTTGATTATCACATGAGTAATTGGATTGATGCTAGGGCTAAAAACTGGTTGAAGGAAGGAGGGCTTGAGTGGAGGCAAAAAGCAGTGGCTCACTATATGAACACAGGGTTTATGAAACCATTAAAACCACCAAATGAATTACTTAGTATGTCGACTCCATTCTCAGAGATGGTAAAGTTTGTTCTAGGGGACACAATCAACGATTTTATCTTCTAA
- the LOC135352004 gene encoding large ribosomal subunit protein mL65-like codes for MKFLKTFSDSLPKRWLLLSCTRSYGYVHVEKKKPPHILGPGWLWRKCNVVHPHTKAVDPFTKYQWLTKSVSIQGLPDKIQNIQVPNESITDDVIKRAEEYLVFQDHNRPNYRIPELKISGLIQSTLASVWPLANEYAHLRESHLTFEPTVECYWRRDGHNFICQNTPLHILHTAHGLDLFCEPDAQLGAIPPIKFLPSSLGVFKRSFDQITPFGGCRRHGPFPMAHTLFTTYRSCVNNEQLLAHGLIQLFAQAAGEGVHKGFKLDQPVPFPLVNQGIVTDGQYFTFVAFQLNTLDFRQDSSDTRHNVFWAGPTMRLYDNVIPGDKLEGVNKSCASLIVRFLLNRPEEMRKIRNWAEPYDKAKPWNRPMDRIPGN; via the coding sequence ATGAAGTTTCTCAAGACATTTTCTGACTCACTGCCTAAGAGGTGGCTGTTGCTGAGCTGTACCAGGAGCTATGGTTACGTTCACGTGGAAAAGAAGAAGCCTCCACACATTCTAGGGCCTGGATGGCTATGGAGAAAGTGCAATGTGGTACACCCCCATACCAAAGCTGTCGATCCATTTACGAAATATCAGTGGCTAACAAAATCTGTTTCAATTCAAGGACTTCCCGATAAAATCCAAAATATCCAAGTACCAAATGAGTCAattactgatgatgtcatcaaacgAGCTGAAGAGTACCTCGTTTTTCAGGACCACAATCGACCAAACTACCGAATTCCAGAACTGAAAATATCTGGTCTTATTCAGTCCACCCTTGCAAGTGTTTGGCCTCTAGCAAATGAGTACGCACACCTGAGGGAGTCgcatttgacctttgaacccaCCGTTGAGTGCTATTGGAGACGAGATGGGCACAATTTCATTTGCCAAAACACACCACTTCACAtactacacactgcacacgGTCTTGACTTGTTTTGCGAACCAGACGCTCAATTGGGAGCTATACCACCAATTAAATTCCTTCCGTCAAGCCTCGGAGTCTTTAAGAGAAGTTTCGATCAGATCACACCGTTTGGGGGTTGCCGTAGACACGGACCATTTCCAATGGCTCATACCCTGTTCACGACGTACAGAAGCTGTGTCAATAATGAACAATTATTAGCCCATGGGCTTATACAACTGTTTGCGCAAGCTGCCGGTGAAGGGGTTCACAAAGGGTTCAAATTGGACCAACCTGTACCATTCCCTCTCGTCAACCAAGGCATAGTTACGGATGGTCAATATTTCACTTTTGTAGCGTTTCAACTCAACACTCTGGATTTTCGTCAAGACTCGAGCGATACAAGACACAACGTATTCTGGGCAGGGCCTACGATGCGTCTCTATGACAACGTGATCCCCGGAGATAAACTGGAGGGAGTGAACAAAAGCTGTGCGAGTTTAATAGTGAGATTCTTGTTGAACAGGCCTGAAGAGATGAGGAAGATAAGGAACTGGGCTGAACCATATGATAAAGCAAAACCGTGGAACCGACCAATGGACCGAATACCTGGCAACTGA